A genome region from Anopheles stephensi strain Indian chromosome 2, UCI_ANSTEP_V1.0, whole genome shotgun sequence includes the following:
- the LOC118507167 gene encoding neuropeptide Y receptor type 2, translating to MLTPVSGLVSLVGAVTVATATSTAPAAMASLALDHTELPLIGTDHPPNTGMLGRGLSASNATNLTLTLEELLLFGRPNSSTVAPPSVDNDIIFSNKLVQIVFCVLYSSIFVLGVFGNVLVCYVVFRNKAMQTVTNLFITNLALSDILLCVLAVPFTPSYTFMRRWVFGKLLCHTVPLAQGCSVYISTLTLTSIAIDRFFVIIYPFHPRMKLSTCITIIVLIWSFAIMVTMPYGLYMKLHGVASNGTDGASNALSSAMYCEELWPSEEMRKTFSIVTSILQFVLPFIIMAFCYICVSIRLNDRARTKPGSKTSRREEADRDRKKRTNRMLISMVAIFGISWLPLNVVNMCNDFNSDINSWRFYNLIFFIAHLTAMSSTCYNPFLYAWLNDNFRKEFKQVLPCFDPSRGRAGTVGGNRGAGGGWRSERTCNGNNDTVQETLIPSSQILPCSRSSQPQQQTQHLSSSSSQGQSNQPTVDSILLSEVVPPLSLPPPLSNNMLPSVQSAETVILPSGVLETPFDVQLIPTAGTPLGNGTSEGTNLATSAGVRNGLNHACTNPKLSSLILINDGTTADSKVPAIL from the coding sequence ATGCTGACGCCAGTGTCCGGACTCGTCAGCCTGGTGGGCGCTGTAACGGTGGCTACCGCAACCTCTACAGCCCCAGCCGCTATGGCGTCGCTCGCACTCGATCACACCGAGCTTCCGCTGATAGGAACCGACCATCCTCCGAACACTGGGATGCTGGGCCGAGGACTTTCAGCGTCGAACGCAACGAATCTCACACTGACGCTCgaagagctgctgctgtttggaCGTCCGAACAGTTCGACGGTGGCCCCACCGAGTGTAGACAACGATATTATCTTCTCGAACAAGCTTGTGCAGATCGTGTTCTGTGTACTTTACTCGAGCATCTTTGTGCTGGGAGTGTTTGGCAATGTGCTGGTGTGCTACGTCGTGTTTCGCAACAAAGCCATGCAGACGGTCACGAATCTGTTCATCACGAATCTTGCCCTCTCGGATatactgttgtgtgtgttggccGTACCGTTCACTCCGTCCTACACGTTCATGAGACGATGGGTGTTTGGGAAGTTGCTGTGTCACACAGTGCCTCTGGCGCAAGGTTGTAGTGTGTACATATCGACCCTAACGCTTACGTCGATCGCGATCGATCGGTTCTTCGTGATCATCTATCCGTTCCATCCACGCATGAAGCTTTCGACctgcatcaccatcatcgtgcTGATATGGTCGTTCGCGATAATGGTGACGATGCCGTACGGACTCTACATGAAGCTGCACGGCGTGGCGTCCAACGGAACGGACGGCGCCTCGAACGCACTTTCCAGCGCAATGTACTGCGAAGAGTTGTGGCCATCGGAGGAAATGCGTAAAACCTTTTCCATTGTCACATCGATACTGCAGTTCGTGCTACCGTTCATCATCATGGCGTTCTGCTACATTTGCGTGTCCATACGGCTGAACGATCGGGCACGCACCAAACCGGGCAGTAAGACTTCCCGGCGAGAGGAGGCCGACCGCGATCGCAAAAAGCGCACGAACCGAATGCTTATTTCGATGGTGGCCATCTTCGGCATTTCCTGGCTACCGCTGAACGTAGTCAACATGTGCAACGACTTCAACTCCGACATTAACAGTTGGCGGTTCTACAATTTGATCTTCTTCATCGCACATCTTACGGCCATGTCCTCCACGTGCTACAATCCGTTTCTGTACGCCTGGCTGAATGATAACTTCCGCAAGGAGTTTAAGCAGGTGTTACCCTGCTTCGACCCGTCCCGTGGTCGGGCGGGGACTGTCGGAGGCAATCGGGGTGCGGGAGGAGGTTGGCGTTCCGAGCGGACATGCAACGGCAACAACGACACCGTGCAGGAAACGCTAATACCGAGCTCTCAAATACTTCCCTGCAGTCGCAGCTCACAACCGCAGCAACAGACGCAACATTTGAGTTCTTCCTCGAGCCAGGGCCAGAGCAATCAGCCGACCGTTGATTCGATTCTGCTCTCGGAGGTTGTCCCACCGCTTTCACTTCCGCCACCCCTCTCCAACAACATGCTGCCGAGTGTGCAAAGCGCAGAAACCGTAATCCTGCCATCGGGCGTGCTGGAAACTCCGTTCGATGTGCAACTTATTCCGACCGCAGGAACACCGCTCGGTAACGGAACGTCGGAAGGTACGAATCTCGCCACGTCGGCCGGTGTCCGCAACGGATTAAACCACGCGTGTACGAACCCGAAACTATCGTCCCTGATCCTCATCAATGATGGAACAACGGCCGACTCGAAAGTGCCCGCTATACTTTAA